The genomic DNA ACTTAGATAAAGCATGTGATCACTCTACAGTCCTCCCTACTTGCAGAGATGCTGATGGGTAACACAGGTTGTTACCTGATAGACCTTTGCTTTGATTCTGTGTAAATGAGGTTCAGTTAGCAAAAATCATGTGCATCATATGAACCCCATTCTGCACCCCTAAACATTTGGAAAGTTCCATCTGTAAAACAACAGGGTTCCTTAAAAAGGTTTTGAATAATTTGGAGTAAAATAAATTCCATGGATGTCGCTTTCTAGCAttcaaatggaagtcactgacccccatgtaAATAGCTGCTTATTAATTAtaatctttttatttaggccctctgctattcctgttctagtatcttattcaaatcaatgcatggttgctagggtagtttggagcctaacaaccagattaaactggagagctgctaaataactcaaaaaacataaataataaaaaatgaaaaccaatggaaattgtctcagaatatcactgtctacatgatACTCCAGGTTAActcaaagataaacaacccctttattaaaCATGTCATTAAATaatatgtcccatgtgccacAGGCCTTAAACTGATCTTATAAATGGGGACTGGGATGGGATCAGGGCATTATGTCAATATGTATCACTTCATCACAGTGTTATGGATGGGCTTGTCTCACTtgtttgtcttaaaggggttgttcacctttgagttaatttttagtatcaCGTaaagagtggtattctgagataatttgtaattggcttttgagttatttcgctttttattcagtttgctatttcagcaatctggttgctgtggtccaaattaccctagcaaccatgcactcatttgaataagatactggaatatgaatgcaaaataagaatcaattgaaaagttgcttagaactggtcattctataacatactaaaggttggCTGATAGTATAGCTAGGCTTACAATACATCATATTTAATCAAGTTCTTTACTTTATTTACAGAAGGTTTTTAGTAATGAGTGGTGGCTTAATATCACAGGCATCTTGGGCATTTTTTCTCCAAACTTACATTCTTAAATATATGATAATTAACATATCCATTGTATGATCTAGGTGAAAGTGCCCAGAAGAGACCCCGTGCTGATCCTGAAGGGCCGAACCTGCTGCATATTTCAAACTACACCTTCCATTCCGTGATTGGTGGAGGAGGATTTGGCAAGGTGAGTGACAGGCTTCAGAAAAGGAAGAAGTTGTTTATTAATATGGTAATTATGGTATGGACATTATTGGAACcacaagaaaatatatttaaatagaatTAAGTCCTGATATTCTTTAAAAGGATTTAAGAAAATTATAACTGTTTTCTTCTATCTTAGAACTGTTAATATACACCAGTATATTTTGAGCATTAATCATTCCTTGAACCCTTAAATCATGTCCATTTATTACATCCGCAATGTCCTCAAAAGAGACTTATCTATGTATTTACATTATTCTCTTTGCCTTTCTCAGGTTATGTTGGCTTCATTAAAAGACAGGAGATCAAAGGTGGCAGTTAAAATCTTAAAGAAAAAGCCCGGGAGTAGCAGTAACATCCAGACCGAGGCAAATATACTGAAGCTGACAAGCGGAAGCCCATACCTGTGCCAAGGATTTGCCGCTTTTCAAACACAGGTACAAATCTGCCAAGaactttgtatatttatttgtctgtATCTGACATAATATATAGTATCATATACAGGCAGTCCTGGGTTACGTATGAGATAGGGGCTGTAgttttgttcttaagttgaatttgtgtGTAAGTTTAAACATAtccatttaattatttaatgcaaCAAGAAAGATGTTTGtcttaacttttttaacctttctgtgcatatgtatatagtgtcggactggcccactgagataccagggaaactcccggtgggcccaagtgttagtgggcccttgtgctgctacaTTTAacctatttaatggccattccctgtttctatgagcagaaatagatggaataatagattatagtatgtataactaaagagagtaggaaaatagaggttgagtgaggagaggaagaataatagtactgagagtaggTCCGGTATAAGTTTTCTTTGTGGGCCCCTGGCGTCCTAGTCTGACACCgtatgtatttttacctttctgtgctttgCAGACAACACATACCAGAGGGGATTGGTAAAGGTGGTTTGTTAAAGATAAATGCTACCACAGTATATTACTGTAAGTTGTATgtgtcgggtgtatgtaactcacgGACTCcctatagtataatatagtatcATAAAATACTTATTTACATTTAGTGAAGACATAATACTGCCCTTACACACATTACATTAGCCCTGCTTGCCTTCCACTACCCACACACCTTCAAACTGGACATATTTTAATCTCTTTTCTTTTGTCTGTGTACCCAGCGGCATGCCTTCCTCATCATGGAATATGTCAGCGGGGGAAGCCTGAGGGATCAGCTGGAGAGTCACGGCCCACTGGACATGACCAGAGTCGAGTAAGTGGCACATGGAGGAATGTGGTAAATGGGAACATTCTACGTTCAGAGGTTACATGGAGGGGAGGGCCTCACGTATcccagcaaccaggcactggGTTTATATACAGACTTTCACGGGATgggggctgaataaaaagataattaataaaaatgtttttttcccttaaaaaggtTATATTCTGCAGAAATAGTTTGTGGTCTCCAGTTCCTTCATGACAACGGCATCGTTCATAGGTGAGTATAAGTCTTCTATTTCACCCCTCTTCTTGTTctgaattattgtttttattttctaaatgttgAGCAAATGATGACTTTTTACTTATGCGCTACAGGagtccaaatacaaaaaaatctgtgcaaaCCTCAAGCAGGTGCTAATTTAGAAGTACCAGTATTCACAAGtacaggggacctgttatccagaatgcattatatctgaattaattatattttaggataaagtacaaggtacaggtgtgggatctgtggaaacccttaatccagaaagctctgaattatgggaaggctctcttccttagactccattttatccaaataatccaaatatttttctcagttttaataaaaccgtaccttgtacttgatccaaactaagatatagttaatccttattggtggcaacacCAAcgtattttgtttattaaatgattttccagtagcctatgaagatccaaattacagaaagatccccaggtcctgagcattctggataacagatcccatacctttactattttattataacagagaaaaatatatatatttttttttttaaaaatggagtctatgggagatggccttccttaaattctgagctttctggataacggatgacatacctgtactttgtgcatatcatttttaacatttatatacCTAGCACTGCTAGTGGTACATTAATACAGAAAGGCAGATATTTTAACGTTCCCACCCAATCTCGtttaaaatagatttaatttAACATTCTAAATTCAGTCAAAAAACTTCATCCAGCTAAATTCTGATCCTTAGAATTCTGGATAGTGAAACAAGGTAATACACTTATAATACTGTGAGTTGGGAGAGCAAAGACAGGCTCAGAAGACATATAGATACATGTACATACCTACATCACTCACTACACTCATTACAATAACCAGACATATATCAATACCCTCTGGCAAACATTATCACACTATATGAACATTGTCTGCCCTTAACTCATCCTTACAACTCTTTTAGCTGGTGTTCTTTCCCTAGTCAATAGAGGTAAGTGAACTGGGAAGTTTGGTTGACAAACCTGTAGTCCACATGAACTGGTGTGAATATCCCTCCAAACCACTTTGTGCCTTCAAAAAAGCCAACACTCTGTTTTCTATTATATTCTGCTTCCCTGAGACCTGTGTGTTAGCCTGATTGTGATTTCACCTATCTTGTTATTTGTAAAATCAACATAACATGCAACTTTCTCctacttttcataatttggactATCTTTTTATTACAGGGATCTCAAACCAGACAATATTCTATTGGACCATGAGGGTCATATAAAAATAGCAGATTTTGGCATGGCCAAGCAGAACATTTTTGGCAGTAGAACCATCACTGGCCAGGCTGGAACACTCGACTACATGGCTCCGGAGGTAAGAAATTGAAGTATTTTCTACAGAATAATCCTGCAAGTACATTCCTGTTTGTTTACCTGTTGCTCTGGGCCCAGCTACATATACCAACTGGCCTGTCATTACTCACTGAATCCCATACACTCTATGGCTACTCAAAAATTCTTCTGAAAGTTATAACGATGCCTGAATCTACATAAATCACCCCTTGTTAATATTTGACAGTGTCAGGAGAGTCACTGACTTAACTGTAAATTCCTTCTATGCTGCATTAAGCCTTAACTGTAGTTTGTACCCAGAGCAATGTCAGGTTGTGATACATACCCTCAACTTTATAGTTAAACTCTCCCACCCTCCATGAATACTGATAATTATAAGAAAAAAGGACCTGCTCCTCTAGTTTCATTGTGTGGCAGTTTCCCTTAGGAAGATACTAACTGCAAGGATTTATAAATCAGAAATGCCCCATTACTACTGGACATTCACCAGGAAACCTTGTTTTGGATTGAAAAGTCCTAAAACCCAATGCTATAATAATAACTTTTAATCCCTACTTAGTGCTACCCATTTCAATTTCATTTATTTACCATATTCAGTGTTTTGTAGCAGTCCTTATATTCTATAATCTACTTatgggtacaggtataggatctgttatccggaaaccagttatccagaaagctccaaataaagggaaggccatatcccatagactccattttatccaaataaaacagtttttaaaaattatttcctttctctctttaaTAATACAACAGCACCTTGAACTTGAGCAaaactaataattaatccttattgaaagcaaaaccagcctattgtgtttttttcatatttacacaattctctagtagactttaggtatgaagttccaaattacggaaacatccattatgcaggggaaaaccccaggtcccaagcattctggataacgggtcccatacctgtattataacagAAACCATACAATGATTTACCCCAACTGTAGAAAGCtcaaaatggtattttttttttctattaaagatCCTCTCAAACAAGGGTTACAATGCGGCGGTGGACTGGTGGGCATGTGGAGTCATCATCTGTGAAATGGCCACCGGAGAGATCCCATTCCCAGATGACAGCGATGATGAGGACTTCAGCGACGAACCCAACATCCCTTCCTGGCTGAGTAAGGATCTCAAAGATCTGCTGCGAAAGGTgggaattttatattttgtttgaatTTTGGAATATTGTTTGAAATAAAGAAATAGTTACACTTATTGTtctgctacctggttgctagagcCTAGTCATCCTATTAGTCTATGAGTCCAAACAGAAGATCAGAAGGAGAGGGCCTAATAACGTAAGTAGTTTAAATAATTGAACATTCAGAGTTGGTCTGTGTTTGGCAGAATAGAATTGCTAATAATTCAAagtaaatacaaatgaaaaaccaAGTGAAATGattgaatttaataaatacatttttaaaaacagtgacCATACCCTTTACTTCTTTAACAGAGTCCACATACAGTAGTTAATAGTGTGACTAGGCTCTTTGCTATTTGAGATTATTACTGGCGGGTTCATTACACAGACCCATATCTGCAATATTCAAATAAAAGTTTGTGTTTCTTTAGCTACTGGAGAGGAATCCTGACCGGCGTCTTGGTGTATATGGCAACATCAGACAGCACCCATTCTTTTCAGCCATTGACTGGGAGGAGCTGGAATGGCCGCCAGTACCATCCCCTTTCGACCTTGAAACAGTAAGTACATGGCTGCTGAAATATTTAcacttattaaagagaaaatagaaatagatatgtaatatatatgatGAAACAAGCAACTCAAGTAGAGAAATCAAAGGTGAGCTAAATTACAAAACATAACTTTATCTAAATTTACTTGGCATGcttttcaaaacaattttgccatttacattcattttctagtgATTTCTGAGGTGTTTAGAGTTTTACACTTATATTACCAGTGTTTCAGCTCGGCAGCTCTATTTTAGAGTCAAGAGTCTCAGTGACCCCAGGATTAACGGACTATACAGGTGGCACATAGGGATCAGTTAGGAAGCTCACAGCTCTCTTTGAAATACCTGTATCGAATGCAGTACATTAGGAAGTGTATAACCTTCTGTTGGACTGGCTGATAGTTCAAATACCTTTACTGGATATTTAATATCATTAAGACTAACGAGTGTTTTTCTCCCTTTTATACAGTCATCAAGGGAGCAGATGAAGCCATACGAAGGAAAGGCTCTATCGTTCCTGGAGTCCCAGAAGAACAACAACGCATCAGGGGACACAATGAACATTCCAGGCCTTTCCTTCATAGATTCTACTTTGCAGGATTAAGTTTCTAAGGCTCAGTCATGCAATTCCATCAGCATGAAATATGAAACATCAGTAACCATCATCCATAGACTTTGGAACAAGAAGATCTCCACCTGCTGCATTGAGACACCATCATACTCTGCAATGCCTGGTCATACCATCTGATCCAGTGCCACCTGGGAAACACCATCTAGACCTCACCCAGTAACATCAGGAAGAGgtaagtatatttatatttatttagagcgAATGGTGCGTGATTGTGTGAGAgaatgtgagatatgaaaggCTAAGGATGTAACAGGACAGGCAGAGATGGCTCCTCTTATAGGAACCAAATTCCATCAGGCTCTGCTGTCTGTCTGTGAAGCCCATGCCCTGTTTTAATGCGCAGACAACTGATCCAGATcaggaagggtttttttccccttctgtagCAAATTGGCCCccgcttcagatgggttttttctttcctctggatcagttgGAATGTGCAAAGGGTTGTGCTTCACAGACATGTCTTTATCAGCCTCCATAGttatactgttattattattctacTATTGTTCTAATGTTAATGTTAAGTATTAGATATGTTATAGGAGGCAAGGCCTGTTATGCCCGGAGTGAATGGTGTGTGAATGGCCAGTAACATGGTTGAAGCCTtggcgtggcgttactgctcacatgagTATAAACAGTGCCAGGCCAAGTCGGTTGGGTGCCCTAAGCAACCCGGCCGACCACGttgtgcatgtgcagaagagtGCAAGTGGCGAGATATCACGAGTGCGCCTGCGCAGAAAAGCGGAAGCGTGAGTGCGCATGCGTAGAAGCACAGAAATATCATGAGTGGGCATGCGCGGAAGATCGCACACTCGGATACTGAAGAAACTGCTGCCAAAGCTCCTGGACACAACGGTCTGAACTAGGgaaaggcgtcagaagaggtacatgcctggcgcccctctacctttgtgccctaggcacctgcctcttctgcctacacctagttccagccctgagtataaacatgtgctaatttAACCAATTGTGAGACTGTAATATTGTCagaaagtgtatttatttaagtccaatcACAGGTATTTCAAAAGTATGGCCACAATGATTTTCCTACGTTTTGCATTTTGGATCAACTTCATAATCATTAAGACGATATATGGGAGTCGGTAAGTTAATATGCCAGATATTCTTTGGCAAAACCACATAAGAGTACAATTTGGCATGTGGCATCTCATACCATTCtagacattttattttgttcCCTTGTATCACAACCCTGCAACCCAATGAGTTGCTGAATACAAAATTGACATGAATATGACAACATTATCCATTTATTTCCTCTATTATCTCTTCGGCTTAAGGGTTGTAAAGCAATAATTAGTGATCTAGTGGTCATACTTACTTTCTGTTACACAGTAACCTTacttaaagaaattaaaatgaaatatattattatgcaaCTAGATACCTATTTTCAGATAATGGAATATTATCAGCTCTAATTAACTATACATTACGCATTGTTTTTGTTtgaatattcggaaggggttttttacagatagagctgtgaagatgtggagttttctccttgaatcagttgtactgactgatacattagaaagctttaagaaggggttggatggctttttagcaagtaagggaatacagggttatgggagatagctcatagtacaagttgatccagggactagtccggttgccattttggagtcaggaaggaatttttcccctactgaggcaaattggagaggcttcagatgggttttttgccttcctctggatcaactggcagttaggcaggttaaaaaaagttaaaaggttgaacttgatggacgtgtcttttttcaacttaactttcTATGTTATTATGGTATTAAATGATATATTGTGTCCCTTCTGTCATTGTAGCTCTGTGGTTAAAAATTCAGCTCCAGGCTGTCCTGTTGCATAGTAACACAGCAGCAGATTAGGATATAAACTGCCTATTACACTTCAaacctgctgcccccccccccaaacctctCATCCCCGTGACAGTGTACAGGGTAACTTGAATTTCAATCCATTCAGATCCACTTGCCTTAGCTAGATGGTGAAGAGTAAGGCATTATCTACTTGCAAGGGGGGATAAACTGAAGACAGcaggtaattaaaaaaacactgggtAATTTTGCTCCTGGGctataacccatggcaaccaatcaaatgattgCTCTCAgtggtcaacctgcagctgctTGGAAAAAGCTGCACACGGATCggttgccacgggttactgcccagatgcaaatgtaCCCAGTGTCTTAAAGGGGCACCAACTGATTCTAGTGTAGATGTTATTAGTCTTTAATAGTAACAGATGAAAAAACTGGGCAGGCCTGAAACTGTGTAAATAGTAATGGCTGTTAAGCAGCCATATTTTAACCGTTTTAGTAATAGTAAAAATTACAGTGAATACCTACTTTACAAACTCTGTAGTATTTTGTGGTATGATTTCTACCATAACAATGTTTTACTGCTTTTGCTCCTGTATTCTTTAGTGTTTTCCCATGTCTTG from Xenopus laevis strain J_2021 chromosome 5S, Xenopus_laevis_v10.1, whole genome shotgun sequence includes the following:
- the LOC108718060 gene encoding protein kinase C delta type-like; this translates as MEKERVDLGPAVTMDTKRKRESKEEKGPGKKKGKKKHHEEKSEGKTGRRDSDHYSEERPKKKEKRSRENSPEGESAQKRPRADPEGPNLLHISNYTFHSVIGGGGFGKVMLASLKDRRSKVAVKILKKKPGSSSNIQTEANILKLTSGSPYLCQGFAAFQTQRHAFLIMEYVSGGSLRDQLESHGPLDMTRVELYSAEIVCGLQFLHDNGIVHRDLKPDNILLDHEGHIKIADFGMAKQNIFGSRTITGQAGTLDYMAPEILSNKGYNAAVDWWACGVIICEMATGEIPFPDDSDDEDFSDEPNIPSWLSKDLKDLLRKLLERNPDRRLGVYGNIRQHPFFSAIDWEELEWPPVPSPFDLETSSREQMKPYEGKALSFLESQKNNNASGDTMNIPGLSFIDSTLQD